In Chitinibacter sp. FCG-7, the genomic stretch CTGGATGTCGGCTTCATGTGGGGCTATGCGCTGCGCGCGCTGAAATAGCTGGGCAAATTCGGCGTCGGCTTGCCCCAGATACGCTTTAAATTGCACCAGATTGGCCATGCTGTGGATGTTGTTGGGTTGCACATTCAGCGCCATGCGGTAGTGCTCGCTGGCCTGCTGGTAAAACCGGTCGCGTATGGCGGGGGCTTGCTGTGCCTTGATGGCGCGAAATACCTGCAGCCGTGCCAGCTCAATGTGGTATTGTGCGACAGCAGGGCAGGCGCGGTTGGCTTCTTGCAAGGCGTCGCGCGCGGCAATCCAGTCTTCCAGTTCAAAAGCCTGTTGCGGGTTGCTGAGCCAGCGGTCTATCTGCTTGCGCGCTTGCAGCGTATGCAGGTCGTACCAGGCTTGCTGCAGGCTGGGCCAGATAATCAGTACGCTGAGCATCATGCCCAGCGCGATGGCGGCCATGCTGATCAGGTTGGTGATGCGTGGGCTCAGCTTCATGCCGGGTTTCCAATAATACGCTGCGGGTTGTCGATGACCAGCATATCGGCATAGTCCTGCCCGTGCAGGGCGCAGACTGCGGCGTGGCCTTGTTGCAGGTTAGGTGGGCGGTAATCGGCGTTGTGGCAGTCGCTGGCCATCGCATATACCCAGTCATTATCCATCAGTAATTCGGCGGTTTTTTTGGCGCTGCGGCCAAATTGGCCCAGCAGTGATCCGGCGGTGATCTGTAGCCAGCAGCCCAGATCGAGTAAGGCTTGCAGCTTGTCGGGCTTGGCCTGGATGGCCAGATTCCGCTCCGGGTGGGCAATCAGCGGGCGTATGCCGCGCTGCAAAAAATGGCGTACCAGTTGCTCGTTGCCTACCGGAACCAGCTTGTCGGGAAATTCCAGCAGCATGATCTTCATGCCATCTACTTCACCCAAATAGGGTATTTCATCGCGTTCCAGTAGCGGCAGTATGTCTTCACCCAGCCGCACTTCGCCGCCCAAGCGTATTTGCAGCGGTATTCTGCGGCTATTGAGGTGCAGCTGGAAAATCTCCAGCTCGCAGCGCAGCTGGGTTTGCTGGTTGTTCCAGCGGGCAGGGTAAATATGCGGAGTGAGCACGGCGGTGTGAATGCCGTTGGCTACCGCCAGTGCAGCCAGACTCAGCGCCGCCTCCATATTGCTTGGGCCGTCGTCAATGCCGGGAAGGATGTGGCAGTGTAGGTCTATCATGCTGCAGCGCGTGCCTTTATCAATATCTACGCAATCTCTTCATCATTATTTCCCCTGGGTGATGGGGGGATTTTGGCGTTATTAGAACAATATTTTACTGCCCAAATAAAGTGAAATCCCCCTTTGTCAAAGGGGGAAGTGGTCCATTTTACTGGCATACAGCGCGTATTGAGTACCTTGCTTGCTATTCTGTCGGGCGTTAATCATGCGTAGGGTGGCTTAGGCCGCCACGATCTTGCCTAAAACTACAAAAGGTTTTTCGGCCGTAACCCACCATCACGCTACTCTGATTAATATCACGCCCCGGTGGATACGCGGCATAAAACCGCCTATCCATCCTACGAACTCAGGGGTATTGCCCTGCAGACCAATCTAGCTGCCGTATGCCTTGCCATACTGCCCATAGGCTCCGTACTGGCCGTGGTAGCGTTCGGCTTTTTTGTAGTCCAGATGGCCTAGCGTCACACCCATGATATGCCCGCCCGCCTGACTGATGCGAGCCAGGCTCTTCTTGGCTAATGGATGCGCAGTTTCCTGTGCACGCGCTACAAAAATGGTGTTGGTACACAGCGGTGCGAGCACCAGCGGATCGCTCACCAGACCCACCGGCGGGGCGTCGATCACGATCATTTCAAATTGTTCGTTCAATTGCGCCAGCAGCTCGGCAAAGCGTTTGGACATCAGGATTTCCAGCGAATTCGGTGGTGCATCACCGGTGCCGATGCAGAGTAAATCGCTGCCGGGTACACGCTGCAAGCATTCGCTCAGCGTGGCAGTACCGGTAACCAGATTGGTCAGGCCTTTGGCCGCAGGATTCAGCCCCATTTTGCGCGCCATGCCCGGCTTGCGCAGGTCGGCATCAATCAGCAGCGTTGGGCGGGTGCTGGCCAGCGACAGCGCCAGATTGGCGGCGAACGTGGTTTTGCCTTCGTTCGGCAAGCTGGAGGTAATCAGCAGCGAGCGTTGCGTGCTGTCGATAGAAGACAGGGCAACGCCAGTACGCGCGGTGTAAATCGCTTCG encodes the following:
- a CDS encoding tyrosine-protein phosphatase, translated to MIDLHCHILPGIDDGPSNMEAALSLAALAVANGIHTAVLTPHIYPARWNNQQTQLRCELEIFQLHLNSRRIPLQIRLGGEVRLGEDILPLLERDEIPYLGEVDGMKIMLLEFPDKLVPVGNEQLVRHFLQRGIRPLIAHPERNLAIQAKPDKLQALLDLGCWLQITAGSLLGQFGRSAKKTAELLMDNDWVYAMASDCHNADYRPPNLQQGHAAVCALHGQDYADMLVIDNPQRIIGNPA